A single Chryseobacterium sp. DNA region contains:
- a CDS encoding KGG domain-containing protein — protein MNTRNSNNRSSRRSSSDNESRSTLEEVYQLGYDHGYNDASQDEDYDDDFSEFEDYYDDYDDDDDYDEDYDDDYDDDDYDDDDNDNRGRRSSGGNQQRDSRGRYSSGSGSSRGNSGNSSSGRRSNSSSNSGRSSSSGRGRSSSSGNSSRSSSNSGRSGSSRGSNNSNSNSGSGNSTSKRGFASMSKAERTRIARMGGQASHGGGRSSGSGRSGFGGRRNS, from the coding sequence ATGAACACTAGAAATTCAAACAATCGAAGTTCAAGACGCAGTTCTTCAGACAATGAATCAAGATCAACCCTTGAAGAAGTTTATCAACTAGGTTATGACCACGGTTATAATGATGCTTCTCAAGATGAAGATTATGATGATGATTTCTCAGAATTTGAGGATTATTATGATGATTATGACGACGATGATGATTACGATGAAGATTATGATGACGACTATGATGATGATGACTACGATGATGACGATAACGACAACAGAGGCCGTAGAAGTTCAGGTGGAAACCAGCAAAGAGACAGCAGAGGACGATATTCATCAGGAAGCGGAAGTTCCCGTGGCAATTCGGGTAATTCCAGTTCAGGAAGAAGATCAAACTCATCTTCAAACTCAGGACGTTCCTCATCATCTGGAAGAGGAAGAAGCTCTTCATCAGGAAATAGCTCTCGTTCATCAAGTAATTCCGGAAGATCAGGCAGCTCAAGAGGATCAAACAACTCTAATTCTAATTCAGGCTCAGGAAACAGCACCTCAAAAAGAGGTTTTGCATCTATGAGCAAAGCAGAACGTACAAGAATTGCACGTATGGGAGGCCAGGCTTCTCACGGCGGAGGCAGATCTTCAGGTTCTGGAAGATCAGGATTTGGAGGCAGACGTAATTCATAA
- a CDS encoding SDR family oxidoreductase, protein MEVLQLQNKSVLITGADSGIGKAVALLFAREGADIAFIYLKDHQDAENTRKEITELGRRAISFSGDINDAGFCKEAVTKTVAEFGGIDILINNAGTQIPCDTIADLEEENIRKTFDSNIIGMILLTKTVFPYLKQGSAIINTTSAVAYMGHEELLDYSATKGAIVSFTRSLALQLKPKGIRVNAVAPGPVATPLTEKTFGEQEEDEHKPPLERNASTDEIATSFLFLASHAAAQITG, encoded by the coding sequence ATGGAGGTTTTACAACTGCAAAATAAATCCGTACTCATTACAGGAGCTGACAGTGGAATAGGAAAAGCTGTTGCTTTACTTTTTGCCCGGGAAGGAGCAGATATTGCATTTATTTATTTAAAGGATCATCAGGATGCCGAAAATACCAGAAAGGAAATTACTGAATTGGGCCGCAGAGCGATTTCTTTTAGCGGTGATATTAATGATGCCGGATTTTGTAAAGAAGCAGTAACGAAAACAGTTGCTGAATTTGGCGGAATTGATATTCTGATCAATAATGCAGGCACACAGATTCCCTGTGATACGATTGCAGATCTGGAAGAAGAAAATATCAGAAAAACTTTCGATTCAAATATCATAGGAATGATCCTCTTGACAAAAACCGTATTTCCATACCTGAAACAGGGAAGCGCAATTATCAATACAACATCAGCCGTTGCCTATATGGGGCATGAGGAACTGCTGGACTATTCTGCGACCAAGGGGGCTATTGTTTCTTTTACCCGCTCATTGGCCCTACAGTTAAAACCCAAAGGCATCCGGGTGAATGCCGTTGCTCCGGGACCGGTCGCTACACCCCTTACTGAAAAAACATTTGGTGAACAGGAAGAAGATGAACACAAGCCGCCTTTGGAGCGCAATGCTTCAACAGATGAAATTGCCACCAGCTTCCTGTTTTTAGCAAGCCATGCGGCAGCTCAGATTACAGGCTAG
- a CDS encoding low affinity iron permease family protein — MKKNLFDKFADWAVCFTGSAGAFIGASLLVVIWAATGPMFKFSEVWQMVINTGTTIITFLMVFLIQKAQNKDSKAIQIKLNELIATQVNASNKIVDIEDLTEDELDELHKFYEKIGKFPKGKEFSEASPDVAKKQPERYK, encoded by the coding sequence ATGAAAAAGAATCTTTTTGACAAGTTTGCAGACTGGGCGGTATGCTTTACCGGAAGTGCAGGAGCCTTCATAGGAGCGAGTTTGCTGGTTGTAATTTGGGCAGCTACAGGACCGATGTTTAAATTTTCTGAAGTTTGGCAAATGGTAATTAATACAGGAACAACCATTATCACTTTTCTTATGGTATTCCTGATCCAGAAAGCGCAAAACAAAGATTCAAAAGCAATTCAGATTAAGCTGAATGAGCTTATCGCCACCCAGGTGAATGCGAGTAATAAAATTGTGGATATTGAGGATCTGACAGAGGATGAGCTGGATGAATTGCACAAATTTTACGAAAAAATAGGTAAGTTTCCTAAAGGGAAAGAATTCTCTGAAGCAAGCCCTGATGTTGCCAAAAAGCAGCCTGAGCGCTATAAGTAA
- a CDS encoding ferritin-like domain-containing protein gives METKTPKKTVKKTTGTATTSQSTRKTPAKKNAAKELKDLFEDSLKDIYWAEKALIKALPTMMKNASDEKLKKGIEKHIAETKGHVERLENCFKALGKKAQAKKCDAMQGLLDEGKSIIEETEPGAVRDAGIIAAAQKVEHYEIATYGTLAAFAKVLKEDECLQNFLHTLNEEKKCDELLTKIADTTLNSKAL, from the coding sequence ATGGAAACAAAGACACCAAAAAAAACGGTAAAAAAAACAACAGGTACGGCAACAACTTCCCAATCAACCCGTAAAACTCCTGCTAAGAAAAATGCAGCAAAGGAATTGAAAGATCTTTTTGAAGATTCGCTAAAGGATATCTATTGGGCGGAAAAAGCGTTGATTAAAGCTTTACCTACCATGATGAAAAATGCGAGCGATGAAAAGCTTAAAAAAGGGATCGAAAAGCATATTGCTGAAACAAAAGGTCATGTAGAAAGGCTGGAAAATTGTTTTAAGGCACTCGGCAAAAAAGCTCAGGCTAAAAAATGTGATGCGATGCAGGGCCTGCTCGATGAAGGTAAGAGTATCATTGAAGAAACAGAGCCTGGAGCCGTAAGAGATGCAGGAATCATTGCCGCAGCTCAGAAAGTTGAACATTACGAAATTGCTACATATGGTACTTTGGCCGCATTTGCAAAAGTTTTAAAAGAAGATGAATGCCTTCAGAATTTCTTACACACCTTAAATGAAGAAAAAAAGTGTGATGAATTACTGACCAAAATAGCGGATACCACCCTTAACAGTAAAGCACTCTAA
- a CDS encoding PA2169 family four-helix-bundle protein — translation MNNEKTVSVLNDLLNITNDRIDGFSKVEDKLWDTHSSLKGDYDQMVSQSQAMKTDLIRLINERGGNPDNTTSTAGALHRAWIDVKNSLVSDKDESTLENVVFGEKSAIKAYEDALDSGDLCPESTKVVSDQLHQLRSSYQKFENLEELK, via the coding sequence ATGAACAACGAAAAAACAGTTTCAGTACTCAACGACTTACTGAACATTACGAATGACAGAATTGATGGTTTTTCAAAAGTGGAAGACAAATTATGGGATACCCATTCTTCTTTAAAGGGAGATTATGATCAAATGGTATCACAATCACAAGCCATGAAAACAGATCTTATCAGGCTCATTAATGAACGCGGCGGAAATCCTGATAATACAACCAGTACCGCCGGAGCCTTACACAGAGCGTGGATTGATGTAAAAAACTCTTTAGTAAGCGATAAGGATGAATCTACTCTGGAAAATGTAGTATTCGGAGAAAAATCAGCAATCAAAGCGTATGAAGATGCCTTAGACAGCGGAGATCTCTGTCCGGAAAGTACAAAAGTAGTTTCGGATCAGCTGCATCAGCTGAGATCTTCTTATCAGAAATTCGAGAATTTGGAAGAATTAAAATAA
- a CDS encoding response regulator transcription factor, producing MIKKILIADDHDIVLTGTTIILESRIPGVLIDTAADYPEVLDRVSKHKYDLLILDINMPESRNKKMIPEIKMIDPHLKILVFSAYEEEIAIQYIKAGADGYINKLSKVDTIYEAVKKMFSEGNYYPNGIVNKLLQPSALDAVKSLSEREYEIFLLMVKGNGNLEISNEMDIQMSTISTYKKRIHKKLKTTNLADLIKLYDAYIS from the coding sequence ATGATTAAAAAGATCCTTATAGCAGATGATCATGATATTGTATTGACTGGAACCACGATCATTTTAGAATCGCGGATTCCCGGCGTTTTAATTGATACTGCCGCAGATTACCCTGAAGTTCTTGATAGAGTTTCTAAACACAAATATGATTTACTTATTCTGGATATCAATATGCCTGAAAGCAGAAATAAAAAAATGATTCCGGAAATCAAAATGATTGATCCCCATTTGAAGATACTGGTCTTTTCCGCATACGAAGAGGAAATTGCTATACAATATATAAAGGCGGGGGCTGACGGGTATATTAATAAGCTGAGTAAAGTGGATACGATCTATGAAGCAGTAAAGAAAATGTTTTCAGAAGGTAATTATTACCCCAATGGCATTGTTAATAAACTTTTACAGCCTTCCGCACTGGATGCGGTAAAAAGTTTATCCGAACGTGAATATGAAATTTTTTTATTAATGGTAAAAGGAAATGGAAATTTGGAGATTTCAAATGAAATGGATATCCAGATGTCTACCATCAGTACCTACAAAAAAAGGATACACAAAAAACTGAAAACCACCAACCTGGCAGATCTTATTAAACTGTATGACGCCTATATATCATAA